TAAGCATCTCAGCGATATTTCTCGCACTCATTGGCGTTTTCCCCGGCGGCACTAGGCCCCACACCTTCGTTTCCACTTACTTCTTCGTCCAGTTTTTCTTGGGAATGCTCATTTATGGAGTGGGTTCAAAAGATAAGGCCATCCGGTATGGTTCCCTCCTGCTCTTCGCACTCGCCCTGCTGGGAACCTTCCTTCACTGGCCCTCGGTGGCGCTGATAGAGACCTACGAGATAGCTCTGATAGCTGTGTTCACCCTGCTGGTTGCAATTAAGGGCTGAAAGCGTTTTCGCTTAATTCTTTCCACTTTGCAACCATAAGCATTAATAACAGGCTCGCCTAACCACAACTATAAGTCACTCGACGTTCTTCTAATTTTTTATTGCCTCGTGACTGGAAGAGGGTGTTTAAGATGAAAGGAAAAACGATAGCGGGCCTTGCCCTGCTTTTGGGAATTGTGATGGTCGGGGCCTTTATCTCGGGCTGTATCGACCAGGGAAACGTTACGAGAACTGTAAGTTCTCCGGAGACCTCTACCACGACTCAGAGCCCGGCTCCGGGAAATGAGCCGGAGTCCAAAGAGAAGGAGCTGAGGGCGCTCATAGATGAGTACGACGTGGCCATAAAGGATGCCAGAGAAAAGCTCGCCAAGACGGGTTTTGAACTTCAAAGTGAAGAGATC
This portion of the Thermococcus sp. genome encodes:
- a CDS encoding DUF998 domain-containing protein; its protein translation is MRHLKYSGIAGAVVYWLFVAWSISRNPWFSFWENALSDLGTAGANSPWIYNYGLMITAAFVLAFSIHIILSAGNKLQTVGGAYISISAIFLALIGVFPGGTRPHTFVSTYFFVQFFLGMLIYGVGSKDKAIRYGSLLLFALALLGTFLHWPSVALIETYEIALIAVFTLLVAIKG